From the genome of Vitis riparia cultivar Riparia Gloire de Montpellier isolate 1030 chromosome 11, EGFV_Vit.rip_1.0, whole genome shotgun sequence:
AAGTGGACTTTAAATGGTACATGAAAATCCTTGCCTCCACCAGTCATTAAGGGTTCGTGGGTACGAGAACTGGAAAAAGGGGTTCACAGATTCCTGCCTCTAATAAGTTGGACGAGCcaatgaatttgaaaaacagAAAACCAAATCGATTTGAAGTAGGAAAGACGGAACGCGAAAAAGAGATTTAACTTCAAATTAGGGCAGACTTGAGGTGTAATCCAACTTTAATGTCATGAATTGAGCTTATTCAATCACCAGTCTCGCTATTGAGTATTGACTACAGGAGAGTGTCCTAAACACAATGGGCTCTAGCTAAATTCAAACATCAAATGAGCATGTTCAGATGATGCCAAGATCAAATCAAGGAAGAATTCAggcattaaaatataatatttttagcaaaaaattaggaaagcaaaaatagaGGAAATTCAGAGAAAGAGGGAGCCCTAAgacagagaaagagagggaaaaTGGGGAAGGAAGATCATTAGATCCAGCAAAACTCACTTCACCGGCGGCGGTGGTGGTAGTTGATGACGCCGAAGATATGAATGATGTTGCGAGCGGCGGCAGATGAGATTGATTTCCAATTCGCGACTGCTGTTTCTGACATAGCCAGTGGAGAACTTCCTTGCCAACCGGcgcaatttttttatttttatttttattattaacattttattttaaaaatatttatccaaaaaaatggtaaaattatAAAGGGAAATCCAAAAGATTAAAGACACAAGagtatatttttcaaaatatagtacttcaaaaaatataaaattataaaatgaccCTCATACATccttttatgtaaataaataaagtttgttaatttctttttttttttcaaattattattaatttttccttttttttttgaataatctggattttgtataaaaatataaaaggttaaGAAACATATAATTTAGTTGTGAATACATGGAGTTtgtttatttctaatttttctttattctctaattttttttatttaattaccTAATTTGCATAAAATTTAGgaagaattatgttttgggggtagatggacccccaaattaacaaaaggcccatgtaactcttcaaattgagtccAAGACCCAAtaaaagtatggaaattgagttgaaggatatcatccttcagtatttccaaaaatgccctttgttgattttgagaaaaaaaaattaatatttttgaaaaatacttttatttaatttaatatttttgatttaatttaatattttttaaaatacttttatttaatttaatattttttaaaaataaatttatttaatttaatatttaaaaaaatatttaatttaatattttttaaaatactttaatttaatttaatatttttgaaaaaaaaattaatttaatatttttgaaaaaaaattatttaatttaatatttttgaaaactatttttatttaatttagtatttttgaaaaaaaattattgaaaaaaaattatttaactcaattttataaaatattttatatgtgttcttaaagagtatatttgtccgttattatttcatatccttcaactcaatttgaagagttatatggaccttttattaatttgagGGCCCATTTACccccaaaagataattctccctaaaatttaaaatggtagagcataaaattgtatttagaAAAGAGTTTTATCCGTTGTCTTGAAACATGACTTAGGGGCAAAGTTGTCATATGATTCTTAATACATGTTGAAGGGACTAAAAATTTGAATCACTTTGATAAAAAACTAGCTTTAAACTTAATTACCTTCGAGTAATCCGATAATTTCAATCTCCACACATAAATATTGTGGATGCAAGTCATAATAAGAAGAAGGGAGTGGTGAAACCAAAAATAGTTTGAATAAAGCCTGGGGTAGTGATGACTGAGTATTTATAGGATAGCAGTTCATCCGCTCCCACCCCAGGTGCTGAACCCTGCAGCCAAAGGCCAAAGGGCATGTTGGCATGTTGCATCCAAAATCCAAACCAATGTCGAAAGGCCTTTCAAGATTAAACCACTAATACAGAAGCACAAGTCTTTGTCCAGGCATCATCCACTCAACAAATCCCTTACAATGGTACAGACAATGAAGGTTGATGCGTTTGTCCAGGAATGGAAACTTCTAattctagaaagaaagaaaggagaaaataacaagaaaattacCTACCCTACCTACCATAATAGACATCATGCAACatgagaaagaggaaaagaagcctaggagagagggagagagggagggaggaagaattctaaaattccattttcacaAGAGCATTTGAAATTTCCGGTGGTGACGATCCGTACTGAAGCCAATCTTTTGCACAAATCAGGGCTTCCACTGTCTCTGGTCGCAACGAATTCCGATACTCATCCATCTCTTTCCCCACCGTATCATATATCGACTCCACAGCAACTGAAGATACAGGAATTGACAATATATCACGAGCCATCTTTGAAAGAGTCGGGTATTTAAGCTTGTTTAGTTTCCACCACCCTAATAAATCAAACTCGTGTACCCGAGGCAACACCGACTCTTCCAAGTACTGATCCAACTCTGATTTCATCTGTTGGCTACTTGTCTCCAAGATGTACACATCAAAATCTGAGAGTCCGTTGCTTGAGAGAAGGCCTCCATCCTCCCCCTTCATGCTTCCAGCGTTCCCTTCGTCCACATAAGTCGGTGTTAGGGGCAGAGGGAGAGCCACATATTCAAGAAATAGCTCATGGAGTCcctcatcaacaaccctgatGCATGTTGGGGCAGCCTCATCACCATAAATTTTGGGGAAACTGAACTCTACAAGCTTCATCTTAAACCTAGGATCCATAGCTACAGCAATTGCCAAAACCAAGCCACAGTCTTTCCAGTATTTATCAACTTTTTCTTGCATTGGTTTCGCAAGATTGCTGATGAAAGGATCCTCGCATGTGGCTGCCCGTGCCAGCTCAGTCTGAATCTTCCACGTCTCATGGTAGAATGTGTTTGTGGTTGGAATAGTTGTGGTGGAGGTTAGCAAGTTAGCTGCATCAAAGAAAAGTTTCAAGTATGTGCAGAGGGTCTCAACCTGCTTCCAATCATCCATCGATGGGGCTTCCTTGTAATCAGGATCAGAAGTATCCAAGCAAGAAAACACTTCCTTTAACTCAGATGCCGCTACCAGCATTTCATATGTTGTGTTCCACTGATTTTGATCATCAAGAAATAGGCTCTTTGTGCTTGGAACTTGAAGTTGTTGCTTGAGCTCGAGAAATTTTTCTTCGTGCGATTCTGATGTCTTCACATACTTTACACTATCACGTATTTTCTTGATAGTTTCTCGCCCTGCTCCTAATACATCTAGTGCCATGCTGCTTAAAGTACGAGCAATGCAGTTCCCAACCAAAAATTGACCGTTGAGCAGAAGTGGGTTCTTGATGGAGAGTTGAGCTCTGAGATACTCAATCCCAATTTCATTCACGGGCTGATTTAAAGTGATAGAAAATAACTTATTCTCCAAACTCCAATCAGAAAGGCAAACTGCTACAGCATGACTGAAGGCTGTTTCTGAATCAGTAAATGGCTCCATCACAACATTGAGAATCCGCCTATGCAGCTTCCAGTCCATATCAATAAAGTGTCCCGTCAAAAACACATAACCTACCGATTGCCTTGAAGTCCACAAGTCTAGTGTCAGGCAGATCCTTCCTGGGATTCCCTCAATAAACTTCAGAAGGCTTTGCTTTTCCCTTAGGTAAGTGGCCACACAATCCCCTTGGACAGTGTTGAAGCTAACCATATCGAACCGGGGCTGAAGATTCTGAACAAAAGCTACAAAGCCAGGATGTTCAACCATGTGAAGTGGATAGTCATGCATTATTATCATCCTAGCTATCTCATGACGGCAACGATCCTGATCAAAGGGAACACTGGCCAGGCTGGAGGTTCTGTAGCGTCGCTTCGGTGGTTCAGAAGCACTCCCAGCCCCACCCATCTTTGAAGGTGCACTATATGGACTTAATTGATTTTTCTCCTGGTTTCGCAAGATTAAAGTGCAGGTTCCCTTGGCAATATGCCGTTTGAGGTGGCTGGTACCTGCTACTTTTGAACCTGTACTGTATGCAAATGACTGCTTACATTGCTTGCAGCATGCTCTTCTACATCCAGCACCCACAGTTTCAATTGTGAAATGTTCCCAGACTATAGACTTCTTTTTCCTCCGCTTGTTCGGCTGTGTTTCTGAATTGACCTCTGCAAGCGCCAGCTCATTGTTTTCACTAGGGGTTTCCATCTTGGGTAGAGAATTAAAGTCTGGCTATAGTAAAAAAGAACATATACAAAATCAGAAAGGATTTAACATAGAATATGCAGTAAAGACAAAACTGGATTTTGGGTATATTAATAACCAGAATAATTTGAATGCTAAACAATACAGGGCCCTGAGAAGGTCCAAGATGAACCTAGTTTGACCCAGAATG
Proteins encoded in this window:
- the LOC117925149 gene encoding zinc finger BED domain-containing protein DAYSLEEPER; this translates as METPSENNELALAEVNSETQPNKRRKKKSIVWEHFTIETVGAGCRRACCKQCKQSFAYSTGSKVAGTSHLKRHIAKGTCTLILRNQEKNQLSPYSAPSKMGGAGSASEPPKRRYRTSSLASVPFDQDRCRHEIARMIIMHDYPLHMVEHPGFVAFVQNLQPRFDMVSFNTVQGDCVATYLREKQSLLKFIEGIPGRICLTLDLWTSRQSVGYVFLTGHFIDMDWKLHRRILNVVMEPFTDSETAFSHAVAVCLSDWSLENKLFSITLNQPVNEIGIEYLRAQLSIKNPLLLNGQFLVGNCIARTLSSMALDVLGAGRETIKKIRDSVKYVKTSESHEEKFLELKQQLQVPSTKSLFLDDQNQWNTTYEMLVAASELKEVFSCLDTSDPDYKEAPSMDDWKQVETLCTYLKLFFDAANLLTSTTTIPTTNTFYHETWKIQTELARAATCEDPFISNLAKPMQEKVDKYWKDCGLVLAIAVAMDPRFKMKLVEFSFPKIYGDEAAPTCIRVVDEGLHELFLEYVALPLPLTPTYVDEGNAGSMKGEDGGLLSSNGLSDFDVYILETSSQQMKSELDQYLEESVLPRVHEFDLLGWWKLNKLKYPTLSKMARDILSIPVSSVAVESIYDTVGKEMDEYRNSLRPETVEALICAKDWLQYGSSPPEISNALVKMEF